In Leucoraja erinacea ecotype New England chromosome 12, Leri_hhj_1, whole genome shotgun sequence, one DNA window encodes the following:
- the LOC129702231 gene encoding uncharacterized protein LOC129702231 codes for MELSQPLSHAAAGRREGEGGRFLPPGSVWEEEVMEPLLGLRHHAPSIFAPQSKILDEHSRRRQHETPHSYSPEMLPDPRSYYRDSHRSPLQRIYEGPFPLVRPGVMTFLLDFGGKEEIVSVARLKPAHLDVNSPVVVAQPWHSGRPLVGPVAPVVPVSPSPVVPVSSAPLPFHGSVLPVPLVSPIPSFVSTRSGRLVRPPARFCTSGSAGGLVAAPSGSLEHHKPLLLADAVT; via the exons ATGGAGCTTTCACAACCCTTGTCGCACGCCgcggccgggaggagggagggagagggagggaggttccTTCCGCCGGGCAGTGTGTGGGAGGAGGAGGTGATGGAGCCTCTGTTGGGGCTTCGccaccacgcacctagtatctttgccccacaATCAAAGATATTAGACGAACACAGCCGCCGCCGCCAACACGAAACGCcacattcctattctccagagatgctgcctgacccgcggagttactaccG GGACTCGCACAGGTCACCACTGCAGCGAATTTATGAGGGTCCTTTCCCACTGGTGCGCCCCGGCGTCATGACTTTCCTGTTGGATTTCGGGGGCAAGGAGGAGATCGTCTCGGTCGCTCGCCTCAAGCCCGCCCACCTGGATGTCAATAGCCCGGTGGTGGTGGCTCAACCCTGGCATAGTGGCCGTCCGCTGGTCGGTCCGGTGGCACCTGTTGTGCCTGTCTCCCCTtcacctgttgtgcctgtttccTCTGCACCGTTACCGTTTCATGGCTCTGTTTTGCCAGTCCCACTTGTATCGCCCATCCCGTCCTTTGTTTCCACTCGGTCCGGTCGCCTTGTCCGGCCTCCCGCTCGGTTCTGTACCTCGGGTTCTGCGGGGGGtcttgtagcggcacctagtggtagcTTGGAGCATCACAAACCCTTGCTATTGGCTGACGCTGTCACATGA